GGTGCGCGGCAACAGCGTCACCCCCAGTCCCCCGGCGACCAGTTGTACGAGGGTGGACAGTCCGGCGGCGGTCGTGGTGACGTCCGCCCCGTCGGTCCGGCCGGCCTCGCGGCAGATGTCCAGGGCCTGGTCGCGCAGGCAGTGCCCCTCGTCGAGCAACAGCAGCTGCAGGCCCCGTAGTTCCTCGCGCGGGATGTCCCTGCGCCCGGCGAGCGGGTGCTCCCGGGGCGCGAGGAGGACGAAGTCCTCGTCGAAGACGGGCAGTTCGGTCACCCCCGGGACACCGAGCGGGACCGCGAGCAGCAGCAGGTCGAGCCGTCCGCCGGCCAGCCCGTCCAGCAGCGAAGAGGTCTGCTCCTCGTGCACCTGGAGGTCCATCCGCGGGTAGCGCCGGTGGAAGAGCCCGAGCACGGTCGGCAGCAGGTACGGGGCCACCGTGGGGATCACCCCCAGCCGCAGGATCCCGGTGAAGGGGGCCCGTACCGCCTCTGCCTCCTCCAGCAGCCCGCCCATGGCTTCGAGGACCGCCCGGGCCCGGGCCGCGATCCGCTCGCCGGCCGGCGAGAGCAGCACCTTGCGGGTGGTGCGCTCCAGCAGCTGCACGCCCAGGGCCTCTTCCAGCGCGGAGACGGCGCCGGAGAGCGCCGGCTGGCTCATTCCGATGGCCGCGGCGGCGTCCCGGAAGTGCAGGTGCTCGGCGACGGCCGCGAACGCGCGCAGCTGCGCGAGCGTCGCCTGCTTCGCTCCCCTATTACCGACAGCCACTGATAGGTACCTCCGATCACCTGGCTCGAGTCTAGCTATTTCCGTAATCAATCCTGCTGTGCCAGCATGTGAGATCCGTCCAACCCCCTCGGAAAACCCCCAAAAGGGCTCTTTTCCATTTCCGCAAGGAGAGCACGTGCTCACTGTCGGTGACAAGTTCCCCACCTACGATCTGACCGCTTGCGTCTCGCTCGAGGCCGGCAGCGAGTTCGCCCAGATCGACCACAAGACCCATGAGGGCAAGTGGCGCGTGGTGTTCTTCTGGCCGAAGGACTTCACCTTCGTCTGCCCGACCGAGATCGCCGCCTTCGGCAAGCTGAACGACGAGTTCGCCGACCGCGACACCCAGGTCCTCGGCGTCTCCGGCGACTCCGAGTTCGTCCACCACGCCTGGCGCAAGGACCACGCCGACCTGCGTGACCTCCCCTTCCCGATGCTGGCCGACTCCAAGCACGAGCTCATGCAGGCCTGTGGCGTGCAGGGCGAGGACGGCTTCGCGCAGCGCGCCGTGTTCATCGTCGACCAGAACAACGAGATCCAGTTCACGATGGTGACCGCAGGTTCCGTGGGCCGTAACCCCAAGGAGGTCCTGCGGGTCCTCGACGCCCTGCAGACCGACGAGCTGTGCCCCTGCAACTGGAACAAGGGCGAGGGCACCCTGGACGCCGGCGCGCTGCTGGCCGGTGAGTGACGGATGTCCCTCGACTCCCTCAAGTCCGCCATACCGGACTTCGCCAAGGACCTGAAGCTGAACCTCGGTTCGGTCATCGGCAACAGCGACCTCCCGCAGCAGCAGCTGTGGGGCACGGTCCTGTCCTGCGCGATCGCCGCCCGCTCCCCGCGCGTCCTGCGTGAGCTGGAGCCGGAGGCGAAGGCGGCCCTGTCGCCGGAGGCGTACACCGCCGCCAAGTCCGCGGCCGCGGTCATGGCGATGAACAACGTCTTCTACCGCACGCGCCACCTGCTCTCCGACCCGGAGTACGGCACGCTGCGCGCGGGCCTGCGGATGAACGTCATCGGCAACCCGGGTGTGGAGAAGGTCGACTTCGAGCTGTGGTCGCTCGCGGTCTCCGCGATCAACGGCTGCGGCCAGTGCCTGGACTCGCACGAGCAGGTCCTGCGCAAGGCCGGCGTCGACCGCGAGACGATCCAGGAGGCCTTCAAGATCGCTTCGGTGATCCAGGCCGTCGCGGTCACCCTCGACGCCGAGGCCGCCCTCGCCGCCGAGTAGTCCTCCTCGTACGAGGCCCAGGGCCCCCGCAGCCGTTCCCGGCAGCGGGGGCCCTGTCGTTCACCTGCGCCCGTCGTTCACCTGCGCCCGGTGATCACTTGCGCAGGGCCGTCATCAGGGCGCGCATGTCCTCGATCATCGCTGCCTTGATCGCGTCCCCGTCCGGCTCGAAGCGGGCATCGGGCCCGAACCACTGGACGTTCAGCGTGAACACCGCCCCGCCGTCGAGCACCTGGAGCCGGGGCCCGCTGCCGCCGGCCCCCTCGTGGAACTCCGCCCGCTCGCCGAGCCCGGAGACCTGCTCCGCCGTACCGGCGCCACCGCCGAAAATGCCCCAGCCGGCCCAGGGTCCCGTGCCGAACTCCGCCTCGGGATCGGTCTTCTTGTGCAGCTCGGTCATCGCCTGCACCTGGTAGGAGACCTGCCCGTCGACGTAGTCCCCGTTGTAGCTGCAGTACGACCAGTCCAGCCCGGGATGCTCGCCATGGGTGGGGAAGCCGTGACCCGGCTGCACCTCCGTCTTGGCGAGCGCGGCCAGGCGCCCTGCCTCGCACAGGTCCTCGGTGTGCCGGTACGCGATCCGCGGCGCACTGGCGAAACGATCCTGCGCCACCAGGACGCCGACCCAGACGGCCGAGGCCAGTACGGCCCCGCCGAGCGCCCATAACCAGGCCGTACGGGGCCCCCGTACGCGCTCGCGCGGGGCGTCGGGCTCCTGCGCCGGCGCCGCCGGCCGGCCGGTGTCCCACTCCCCTTCGAGCTCAGGCTCGCTGATCACGCTCGGCCCCCCGCACGGCCTGCTCGAACGCCGTCGAGCCGTGCGGACCGGGGCCGATCGGCGCTGCGCCGCGCAGGAGCTGGTCGCGGGAGTAGGCCCTCAGGTAGACGACCACCGTGTTGGTGACGGCGACCAGCGGGACCGCGACGACCGCTCCGCCGATGCCCGCGATCATGCCGCCCGCGGCCACCGACAGCACCAC
The Streptomyces sp. NBC_01296 DNA segment above includes these coding regions:
- a CDS encoding hydrogen peroxide-inducible genes activator gives rise to the protein MAVGNRGAKQATLAQLRAFAAVAEHLHFRDAAAAIGMSQPALSGAVSALEEALGVQLLERTTRKVLLSPAGERIAARARAVLEAMGGLLEEAEAVRAPFTGILRLGVIPTVAPYLLPTVLGLFHRRYPRMDLQVHEEQTSSLLDGLAGGRLDLLLLAVPLGVPGVTELPVFDEDFVLLAPREHPLAGRRDIPREELRGLQLLLLDEGHCLRDQALDICREAGRTDGADVTTTAAGLSTLVQLVAGGLGVTLLPRTALRLETARNEYLATGYFAEPAPSRRIALAMRTGTARQEEFRAIAGALREAVRPLPVWPAE
- a CDS encoding peroxiredoxin produces the protein MLTVGDKFPTYDLTACVSLEAGSEFAQIDHKTHEGKWRVVFFWPKDFTFVCPTEIAAFGKLNDEFADRDTQVLGVSGDSEFVHHAWRKDHADLRDLPFPMLADSKHELMQACGVQGEDGFAQRAVFIVDQNNEIQFTMVTAGSVGRNPKEVLRVLDALQTDELCPCNWNKGEGTLDAGALLAGE
- a CDS encoding alkyl hydroperoxide reductase, with protein sequence MSLDSLKSAIPDFAKDLKLNLGSVIGNSDLPQQQLWGTVLSCAIAARSPRVLRELEPEAKAALSPEAYTAAKSAAAVMAMNNVFYRTRHLLSDPEYGTLRAGLRMNVIGNPGVEKVDFELWSLAVSAINGCGQCLDSHEQVLRKAGVDRETIQEAFKIASVIQAVAVTLDAEAALAAE